A genomic segment from Spongiibacter sp. IMCC21906 encodes:
- a CDS encoding alpha/beta hydrolase, giving the protein MLNCEVVEPKGAADAAVIWLHGLGASGHDFVPVIPHLGLPENHGVRFVFPHAPEIPVTINGGMVMPAWYDIFAMSIEREIDLVQIESSSAAVRELIQRELDAGIASERIVLAGFSQGGAVAYHTALSYPKPLAGLLTLSTYFATAKEVTLSEASKTLAIHIFHGSQDPMVPETMGHTANQILQSMGFNPKYRSYPMQHEVCVEEIVDIGNSLKAWLQLG; this is encoded by the coding sequence TTGCTTAATTGTGAAGTAGTAGAACCGAAAGGCGCGGCAGATGCTGCAGTGATTTGGCTACATGGCTTGGGTGCCAGTGGTCACGATTTTGTTCCGGTAATTCCCCATCTTGGTTTGCCCGAAAATCATGGCGTTCGCTTTGTGTTTCCCCACGCCCCAGAAATACCCGTTACAATTAATGGCGGCATGGTGATGCCCGCCTGGTACGACATATTTGCCATGTCGATAGAGCGCGAAATTGATCTAGTGCAAATAGAATCTTCTTCTGCCGCAGTACGGGAATTAATTCAGCGCGAACTCGATGCAGGAATTGCTAGCGAACGCATCGTCTTAGCCGGCTTCAGTCAGGGTGGTGCCGTGGCTTACCACACGGCACTTTCTTACCCTAAACCTTTAGCGGGTTTGCTGACCCTGTCTACGTATTTTGCCACCGCCAAAGAAGTGACACTCTCTGAAGCAAGCAAGACCTTAGCGATTCATATTTTTCATGGCAGCCAAGATCCCATGGTGCCAGAAACCATGGGGCACACGGCCAATCAAATTTTGCAGAGCATGGGCTTCAACCCTAAGTATCGCAGCTACCCTATGCAGCACGAAGTCTGCGTAGAAGAAATTGTCGATATTGGAAACAGCCTTAAAGCCTGGTTACAACTGGGCTAA
- a CDS encoding phosphotransferase family protein, with translation MSAETVVTEFVPGTDIEPSIAEMLKLSVQQRDKPAYQSVSEKDLVPKVVAFLEAQGLTAVSVNGLKRMGGGASKEQFVFDLESDGQASLRCVLRLDPLESAVVSDRRKEVSVMNRMKEVMPVPPVLWVDYSGEYLGRPALINGFIGGVTKPATDSGNVSGLGTLIPEAYREPLSVQFLDYLAAMHAVDPSFDTEVFQVPDADEYQAARWQVNWWSSVWRDDAIEGSPLMGLAERWLRDNLPKSRDLVVVHADYRTGNYLFDDASKQFTAVLDWELAHIGDYHEDLGWIICHKGVTADGQVMASGLMTPDELCQRYTELTGRVVDQDTLFFYRLLSVYKCVAICLATSAQTAGRQHSHQDILLSWLTAGGHAFSAELLSLLKEVGA, from the coding sequence ATGAGTGCAGAAACAGTCGTCACTGAGTTTGTGCCCGGCACCGATATCGAGCCCAGTATTGCAGAAATGCTCAAGCTTTCTGTTCAACAGCGAGATAAACCCGCCTACCAGTCGGTTAGTGAGAAGGACCTGGTTCCTAAAGTTGTCGCTTTTCTTGAAGCTCAAGGTCTAACCGCGGTATCGGTTAATGGCTTGAAGCGAATGGGCGGGGGTGCTTCAAAAGAGCAGTTTGTTTTTGATTTGGAGAGTGATGGCCAAGCGAGTTTGCGTTGCGTGCTTCGTTTAGACCCTCTAGAGAGTGCGGTGGTGTCGGATCGTCGCAAAGAGGTTTCGGTTATGAATCGCATGAAAGAGGTTATGCCGGTGCCGCCTGTTTTGTGGGTCGACTACTCGGGTGAATACCTGGGGCGTCCGGCATTGATTAACGGTTTTATTGGCGGTGTGACGAAACCAGCAACTGACTCGGGCAATGTGTCAGGTCTGGGTACATTGATCCCTGAGGCTTATCGAGAGCCCCTGTCAGTGCAGTTTTTAGACTACCTCGCGGCAATGCATGCGGTGGATCCGAGCTTTGATACAGAGGTGTTTCAGGTTCCCGATGCCGATGAATACCAAGCTGCCCGCTGGCAAGTCAATTGGTGGTCTAGCGTATGGCGGGATGATGCTATTGAGGGCTCGCCATTAATGGGGCTTGCTGAGCGCTGGTTGCGAGACAATCTACCCAAGAGCCGTGATTTGGTGGTGGTTCATGCGGATTATCGCACGGGCAATTATTTATTTGACGATGCCAGCAAGCAGTTTACAGCTGTACTGGACTGGGAGCTGGCCCATATCGGTGATTACCACGAAGATCTGGGCTGGATTATCTGTCACAAAGGCGTGACCGCTGACGGCCAAGTAATGGCATCGGGCCTGATGACACCCGATGAACTTTGTCAGCGTTATACCGAGCTTACTGGTCGGGTAGTGGATCAAGATACGCTGTTTTTCTATCGTCTACTCAGTGTCTATAAGTGTGTCGCTATTTGTCTTGCGACTTCGGCGCAAACGGCGGGGCGGCAGCACAGTCATCAAGATATTTTATTAAGTTGGCTCACTGCGGGTGGCCATGCTTTTTCTGCTGAATTGCTCAGTTTGCTGAAGGAGGTTGGCGCATGA
- a CDS encoding thiolase family protein, producing MATTYDDAWLIDGRRTGFGSLNGSLSQLSATDLGIAAVKGLLATGDYQADDFQCLFAANLAPSDFDAGYLPRHIGLYSGLPQTMPALMLQRLCGSGFELIASAADYRQLNKAEVMMCVGAESMSRMPMCNFTARGGFKLGQVDFRDYLMELLYDAAADIPMGCTAENLAKKYKLSREEVDAFAYESFQRALAAKESGVLSDEILELTSQTFECENLKTRNFRLPRGVDSFNTDEHVRPTTLETLAKLRPSFAKDGVQTGGNSSGIVDGAAAAIVASKAYADKKGIKPLAQIRASAAAAVDPHIMGIGPVPAINDILEATGLSLSDIGLFEINEAFSAQCLAVAKDMGIDLEKLNVNGGATAYGHPLAATGVRCTTTLAKEMKRRGVRYGIASACVGGGQGSALLIENTEA from the coding sequence ATGGCAACAACATATGATGACGCATGGTTAATTGATGGGCGTCGTACCGGCTTTGGCTCCCTCAATGGCAGCCTTTCTCAACTTTCCGCCACTGATCTAGGCATCGCGGCCGTGAAAGGCTTGCTGGCCACGGGTGATTACCAAGCTGACGATTTTCAATGCCTGTTTGCTGCCAACTTGGCGCCTTCCGATTTTGACGCCGGCTACCTGCCCCGCCATATCGGTCTTTATTCTGGTCTTCCTCAAACGATGCCCGCACTCATGCTGCAACGCCTTTGTGGTTCTGGCTTTGAGCTGATTGCTTCTGCTGCCGATTACCGCCAGTTAAACAAAGCCGAAGTGATGATGTGTGTCGGCGCAGAGTCCATGTCGCGTATGCCTATGTGTAATTTCACAGCGCGCGGCGGCTTTAAACTAGGTCAGGTCGATTTCCGCGACTACCTTATGGAACTCTTATATGACGCCGCCGCTGATATTCCCATGGGCTGCACGGCAGAAAACCTGGCTAAAAAGTACAAGCTTAGCCGTGAAGAAGTCGATGCCTTTGCCTATGAAAGCTTCCAGCGTGCGCTGGCGGCAAAAGAGTCCGGCGTACTCAGCGATGAAATTCTTGAGCTGACCTCACAAACCTTTGAATGCGAAAATTTAAAAACTCGCAACTTCCGTCTGCCTCGTGGTGTCGATAGCTTTAACACCGATGAGCATGTACGCCCCACTACGCTGGAAACACTGGCAAAACTGCGTCCCTCTTTTGCTAAAGATGGCGTTCAAACTGGGGGTAACAGCTCCGGCATCGTAGACGGAGCTGCAGCCGCTATCGTCGCCAGCAAAGCCTACGCAGATAAAAAAGGCATTAAGCCATTGGCGCAAATCAGAGCCTCGGCTGCTGCTGCAGTAGATCCACACATTATGGGGATTGGTCCAGTTCCAGCGATCAATGATATTTTGGAGGCCACAGGCCTAAGCCTAAGCGATATCGGCTTATTTGAAATCAATGAGGCTTTCTCTGCACAGTGTTTAGCCGTTGCCAAAGATATGGGCATTGATTTAGAAAAGCTGAATGTCAACGGCGGTGCAACGGCCTACGGCCACCCACTGGCAGCAACAGGGGTTCGCTGCACCACAACACTGGCCAAGGAAATGAAGCGTCGTGGCGTTCGCTACGGTATCGCCTCCGCTTGTGTTGGTGGTGGTCAAGGTTCTGCATTATTGATCGAGAACACCGAAGCATAA